AACGGTACAAAAGACACTACGTGTCATTGGGTGTGCAAGGATACAAATTTTTCTAcgaaattatcttttaatgcaattaaaaagGAAGCTGTCATTTCGCCAAATACCACATGCTTATTAAACATCAATGAGACATTATCGTGTCAAAACGATGTAACAAAGATTTCTAACTGTAATGTTACTTGTGATGAATTCGAAGATAATAATTGTCTATATACATCAATTACTTTCTGGGGATTCGTATTGTTGATGTCTCTTGGTAACATCGGTTTCAATGTTTCCAATTGCATAAGCGATGCAATTTGCTTTGACGTATTGGGTAAGAGATTCATTAgtaaaaaaagagatttaagtaaaagagaaatattttcatcaataaaaatctgtttatCTTCTTAGGTGAAGGTGGGCAAATGGGGTACGGTAGACAGCGAGTATGGGGTACAATTGGTTTCGGTATAGCAGCATTTTTAGCTGGGTACACAGTAGATTTGTGGTCACAAGGGGAAATCTACAAAACTTACACACCGGCGTTTTTCCTTGTGctcatatttacttttatagatTTGATTTGTTGCAGAAAATTGGAGGTAAttgcattacaaattaaaaagtaaaaaaatgaaaaaaatgtagcaGTAGTACAGATTTTTCATCTCAGAATTTTCATCTTCAATTGTATATTCTCATTACAGTTACCGCTTATGTCAGGATCGTCGAGCATATTAAAAGACACATACTCCCTTTTGAAATTGAAACCTATCGTTATATTTCTATGTTTTGCTACTCTTGCGGGAATCCTTGACAGCTTTatgatttactttttattctggTAAAtcgttatttctatttctatcaACGTGTACTCGATTATTGTTATTCAATAAAACctcgaaatttaattaagtcgaattatatttaatgtaaattgtaCCAGATACAATTACATTCGTAATACTTTATTGTACTAGGTATTTGGAAGATCTTGCTATGGCAACTGGATATATGGgagaaattaaattgatagaagGTCTAACTGTAGCCGCAGAAACTCTCGGTGGAGAAATAATATTCTTCTCCCTGTCTGGTGAATTATTTCTCTGTCATAATTTGTGGCATAAGAAACGTTTGCACATTTAATATCGCTAGCATAATATTGTATCTTATTTTCAGgcaaaatattgaagaaatttggataCGGTTATACctttacattttgttttgtatGTTACGCGCTACGGATGGGATTAATATCTCTTGCTCCAACGCCATGGTGGGTACTTCCGGTAGAATTTTTCATGCAAGGGCCAACATATGCGCTTTGTTATACAACAATAGTGGCATACGCGAGCGCAGTATCACCGCCCGGTACATCAGCTACTGTTCAAGGAATTGTGGCGGGAATGGATGACGGTTTAGGTAAGCTACGTTTCATGATTATCAAGAA
The Solenopsis invicta isolate M01_SB chromosome 16, UNIL_Sinv_3.0, whole genome shotgun sequence genome window above contains:
- the LOC105199307 gene encoding major facilitator superfamily domain-containing protein 6, producing the protein MKINYKQLPIKAHYFFFMAAMGPILPFLPVYGKQLGVSPLIMGSITAILPILFLIAKPAFGFVVDYFRTWRKLIFIVLLAVTSSCYIFMYFLPALPGPLLPDHQFQNASCASLSPCDMDYHASAMALCNGTKDTTCHWVCKDTNFSTKLSFNAIKKEAVISPNTTCLLNINETLSCQNDVTKISNCNVTCDEFEDNNCLYTSITFWGFVLLMSLGNIGFNVSNCISDAICFDVLGEGGQMGYGRQRVWGTIGFGIAAFLAGYTVDLWSQGEIYKTYTPAFFLVLIFTFIDLICCRKLELPLMSGSSSILKDTYSLLKLKPIVIFLCFATLAGILDSFMIYFLFWYLEDLAMATGYMGEIKLIEGLTVAAETLGGEIIFFSLSGKILKKFGYGYTFTFCFVCYALRMGLISLAPTPWWVLPVEFFMQGPTYALCYTTIVAYASAVSPPGTSATVQGIVAGMDDGLGYALGSLIGGILYKKVGGATTLRILSGLSAFSAFMYLILHILYLKHKTPDTRNNVEWRKPEDAQRHCAVAE